In Aegilops tauschii subsp. strangulata cultivar AL8/78 chromosome 3, Aet v6.0, whole genome shotgun sequence, one genomic interval encodes:
- the LOC109777060 gene encoding putative cyclin-dependent kinase F-2, with the protein MAFTCKRPAASLDGHASQPGAMCRKRRRVVVGTTYDYDQESCLGKGKFGAVVKARCRATDQLVAIKSLHDPADPHEVLREARFLEACGGHPHIVGFRGVTLDYVTDELCLVMDYVEGKSLKLLLSERGGGLPEATVCTFMWQLLTAAKKMHRCHIVHRDINPANILVGGEVVKICDFGVAMSMSEAPPYEEEVGMGEYRAPEMLLGKEDYDALVDTWSLGCVMAEMLSGKRIFRADEFISLFQRIFQVVGVPDDTTWPGFTSLPHTAPPPLVPGQQSTPRDLFPVETLSAEGFEVLNGLLTCNPDNRLTAAAALKLPWFATVTAPTAAAKIDTMAVSIKEEVVEFAPLMPPRKRVTAKKTLIRKKVPLTAPPAA; encoded by the coding sequence ATGGCGTTCACCTGCAAGCGGCCCGCCGCGTCCCTCGACGGCCACGCCAGCCAGCCGGGCGCGATGTGCCGGAAGAGGAGGCGCGTCGTCGTCGGGACCACCTATGATTACGACCAGGAGTCGTGCCTCGGCAAAGGCAAGTTCGGCGCCGTCGTCAAGGCGCGGTGCCGCGCCACCGACCAGCTCGTCGCCATCAAGTCCCTCCACGACCCCGCCGACCCCCACGAGGTGCTGCGGGAGGCCCGCTTCCTCGAGGCCTGCGGCGGCCACCCGCACATCGTCGGCTTCCGCGGCGTCACGCTCGACTACGTGACCGACGAGCTCTGCCTCGTCATGGACTACGTCGAGGGCAAGAGCCTCAAACTTCTCCTGAGCGAGAGGGGCGGCGGGCTCCCGGAGGCCACGGTGTGCACCTTTATGTGGCAACTCCTCACGGCCGCCAAGAAGATGCACAGGTGCCACATCGTCCACCGCGACATCAATCCTGCTAACATCCTCGTCGGAGGGGAAGTCGTCAAGATCTGCGACTTCGGCGTCGCCATGTCCATGTCGGAGGCGCCGCCGTACGAGGAGGAGGTTGGCATGGGCGAGTACCGGGCGCCCGAGATGCTCCTAGGGAAAGAGGACTACGACGCGCTCGTCGACACATGGTCTCTTGGGTGCGTCATGGCGGAGATGCTCTCGGGCAAGAGGATTTTCCGGGCCGACGAATTCATCTCTCTGTTCCAAAGGATCTTCCAAGTGGTGGGCGTGCCAGACGACACGACGTGGCCGGGGTTCACGTCGCTGCCAcacaccgccccgccgccgctggtgccggGGCAGCAGAGCACGCCGCGAGATCTGTTCCCGGTGGAGACGCTGTCTGCGGAGGGATTCGAGGTCCTCAACGGTCTTCTTACATGCAACCCCGACAACCGGCTGACGGCGGCCGCCGCGCTGAAGCTCCCGTGGTTCGCCACCGTTACTGCTCCTACTGCTGCTGCCAAGATCGACACGATGGCGGTGTCCATaaaggaggaggtggtggagttCGCTCCGTTGATGCCTCCCAGAAAGAGAGTCACGGCCAAGAAGACGTTGATCAGGAAGAAGGTGCCGCTGACCGCTCCACCGGCCGCATGA
- the LOC120975437 gene encoding uncharacterized protein — protein sequence MSCLKEVPTLRGDNHTEWRKKVELAFVCADLDWVVEKPQPVRPTEPVREATDDDAAWAKKKGDYAPLEQSYLIDNQKWVNANKKCMAFIKNTIESAIVGSIAECTSAGELLSKIKSQFTGSSKIYATRVLEQLVTEKYTGGSHGIREHILRMSNMAAKLKPMDADLEIKPALPVHLVMASLPKEFEAFVVNYNMSPGTWDVEKTIAMCVQEEERLKASHGGTLNYVQGHKRKNYNLNNKSSPSKPQGKVSYQHQRQQQPFSVDKDTCLHCKKTGHYKKDCPVWLKSIMAKRGIPFDADYAKKRKTH from the exons ATGAGTTGCCTAAAAGAAGTTCCGACACTCAGAGGTGACAACCACACTGAGTGGAGGAAGAAAGTTGAACTGGCGTTTGTTTGTGCTGATCTTGACTGGGTTGTGGAGAAACCACAGCCGGTCAGACCCACAGAGCCAGTAAGAGAGGCTACTGACGATGATGCTGCATGGGCTAAAAAGAAAGGGGACTATGCTCCTTTGGAGCAGTCCTACCTCATAGATAATCAAAAGTGGGTCAATGCAAATAAAAAATGCATGGCCTTTATAAAGAACACCATTGAGAGCGCCATTGTGGGCTCCATTGCAGAGTGCACTTCCGCAGGGGAGTTGCTCTCAAAGATAAAGAGCCAGTTCACTGGCTCTTCAAAGATATATGCCACCCGGGTGTTAGAGCAACTGGTGACAGAAAAATACACAGGTGGTAGTCATGGCATAAGAGAGCACATCCTCAGGATGAGCAATATGGCAGCAAAGCTCAAACCCATGGATGCGGATCTGGAGATCAAACCAGCGCTCCCGGTCCACCTTGTCATGGCTTCATTGCCGAAGGAGTTTGAAGCTTTTGTTGTGAACTATAATATGTCACCTGGAACATGGGACGTTGAAAAGACAATAGCAATGTGTGTTCAAGAAGAGGAGAGACTCAAAGCCTCACATGGTGGTACACTCAACTATGTGCAGGGTCACAAAAGAAAGAATTACAATCTAAACAACAAAAGTTCTCCTTCAAAGCCACAAGGAAAAGTTTCCTATCAGCATCAGCGTCAGCAACAGCCTTTCTCAGTGGACAAAGACACTTGTCTCCACTGTAAGAAGACCGGGCATTACAAGAAAGACTGTCCTGTTTGGCTAAAGTCGATCATGGCAAAAAGAG GGATTCCATTCGACGCGGACTACGCTAAGAAGCGAAAGACGCATTGA